CATTTGAgatgtttggggtttttttttcttacatagACAGTTATCTACTTAGTCTTTGGTGATAGTTTGTCCTCATTTTGTCATAAGcatcaaaattaaatgaaagcCCAACATTACAAGTGGttttaaaaaactttgaaaaaatgtaCTCAGAAAACCGACATTAAATCCAAAGAAGagccataaaaaaaaacacattaaatgtGAACCATGAATTTTCCAAGAGCCTAGACTTAAAATtgtgcaaattaaataaatgaatacattcatgtctaaaaatacatttatacataCCTGCATACTTCTACacacttaaaataaaactatgcatccattattattattattattattattattattattattattattattaataataataataataataataataataataataataataattattattattattattattattattattattattattattgtaaaacTTTAACATGTATCATTTTCAGTTTTCAGCACAACTATCTTTAATGTTACAGTTTTTTTTGGTGGCAGCAGGTTTGCCTAATTTCCTTTGTGACACAAATGCAGTGCATGGTCAATTTTGTTCTCACATCAGGTTCTGGCAGAGCTGGAGAAGTCCAATTTTACACTGTTAAACATGACCATACGCTTTGATGAGAAAGGCGACCTCCAACTTGAAGAGTACCCTTTAGTCTTCTGGAACCACAGCGGCGAAGCACAGATGTTTGGATTTTACAGATTTCACCCAACAGTTGAACTTTCCATCAACAGGACCAAAATTCGGTGGCACAAAGATGGAGAAGTAAGTAACTTTTTTAAAATTACTATAATTAGCGTATACTCaaagtttattttaatgttttggtttACATAAAAAGAAGTGTTGTGGTTCAGTAGTTGTTGTGCCTCAGGTCAAATCAAGAATCATGCGAACGTGCCCATGATGTTGATGCAGATTTGGCAAAAAACtttccaaaaatgtaaaaatgtccaGGCTTAAAGGATGCAAACTGAAAACCAAAATTGACATTAAAACTGTAATTACACGTGGGCACCAGGTTTGGATAAAATCTACCATAAACCgcctgacaaaataaaaagtcagTTTGAAGATCAGGGTGAGATCTATTCTTATTGCTAAAGTGACATTGCCTGGCAAAGATGGcctagattttttttccccctattaTGTTAGGGTTTTTTTTCAGCGTTGTGTAGATACACAAATCTGGTTGGATTCATGTTTCTTTAGTGTGTGGTCACAGATTGGATATATGCCTAATATATCGGCGTGAATTAAAGACGGGATGTCATTGTCAAATGTTAAAAACCTATATCTTCATTTCACAAAAGGGACCTTAATGTTtaattcttttctctttttttcaggttcCTAGTGCATTATGTTCCCCAGAATGTTTGGAAGGATATGCAAGACGGCAAAATTCAGTCCACAGATGCTGTTTCACATGTAAAATCTGTCCAAGTGGAACTTACGTCAATGTTACAGGTGAATTATCACATGAAAGGAGGTATTTGAAGGGTAAAAACAGGGCCGTCATTTGTGCCTTGTTTGAGAGCTACATATTAACTAGTCTGTGATATGAAACTgttaaacatttgaaatgtgtaTCTCTGGGGCTATGTGATAAACTTTTGCTGTTTACTTAACATTTCATTGTTGTTTTAAATATATAAGTGGATTAGTTTGTATGGGATcacatttaattttaaaaaaaggataTCAAGGGGAGAGTGAACGTCTATTTTTCCTCAGCTGTGACACATCTATTCAGCAAATAGGATTTTATTTAAGTAATATTATGTCTTCTTTTAACAGAGGATCCCTTCAGTTGCAAGAGCTGCTTGGAAACAGAGTGGTCTGCAGAAGGAAGCACATCCTGCATCCTGCGGCTGGTGGAGTACATACCATTCACACATACCAGCTCCATCCTGGTCATGATCGTGACCTGCGTCCTGGTGGGAGTCACCGCAGCCACCTCGGTCCTCTTTGTCATCAACTACAACACACCTGTGGTCAGATCTGCCGGAGGACCAATGTGCCTCCTTATTTTAGTCTGCTTCGGTCTCTCTAGTTTGAGTGTGttcttttactttggaaagccCACACCTGCTTCGTGTGTCTTAAGGTACTTCCCATTTCTGCTGTTCTACACCGTCTGTCTGGCGTGTTTTGTTGTGCGTTCTTTCCAGattgtttgtatttttaaaaTATCTGCAAAGTTCCCCAAACTCCTCGACTGGTGGAGGAAATATAACGGACAATGGGTGGTCATCACTGCGGCATTCATCATTCAGGCTGTCTTACTCATAACGTCCTTTTCTATCGACCCCCCGAGACCCTACAATGAAACAGCGTGGTACCAAGATCAAATCGTGCTATTCTGTTCCTTGAATGTTAAAGCAACCTGTTGTTCTATCCTCTTACTTTTACTATTAggtcttctttgttttattttctcctaCATGGGAAAAGATCTCCCAAAAAATTACAATGAGGCCAAATCAATAACTTTCTGCCTCCTCCTGCTGATCCTCACCTGGATCATCTTTGTCACTGTGTACACGCTTTACCATGGAAAGTACATCCAGATGCTTAACGCTCTGGCAGTACTTTCCAGTCTCtcctgttttctgttgtggTATTTCCTCCCAAAATGTTACATCATTGCTTTTCAACCTCAGAAAAACACACAGCAGCACTTCCAGGGTCTCATTCAGGATTATACCAAAACAATCAGCCAGTAGATTCTTTCATCCTTTCCCTTTTTTGCACATAACCTGCATTAGAAAGGCAACTTTCAACACATTTATGTAATCTGAGCGTCAGTGCATTTCTATTCATctatttcttgcttgtgttgttccttCAGATGTAAcacgctttggataaaagcgtctgctatgacagtagtagtagtagtagtagtagtactgatGATGACATTTAGTTAATCGTTAGGagtttatttggtgaatttagtCCTACTGTTATGAACTTATATTTCATTGTTCATGTACAGCTACTTTAGAACTGTAATGATtctataataaaagaaaaaaatatatagttttTAGTCAGTTTTACGAAATTGAGATTGCTGTAATAATTAAACCTGCCACAAGATGGGGAAGTTTCCCCAGGGTTGATCGTGGTCCTCATCAGTTCACGTATGTAATAatacctttatttatagagcacttttccaaaacaagtcacaaagtgctttacatgcaattaaaaacaggaaaattaagacacaattgagagataaaaacagacaaacaatacaatcagttaaacgcaagtctaaaatagtgagtttttaaaagtgacttaaaaGAAGACAGTGTGTATAAGTATATGTATCTGTACATTGTGTTGTGACGTCAGTAACAATActacacttttctttttgtatctTCGGTTTTACTCAACTTTCTGGATCGGCACGTTAAAACGATCCcatcaaaataaaattgaaataattgaatatgtaaaatacagtacagtacatatacatatataacccATTTATTTATGTTAGAAATAACTGAAGTGagtttttggtatttttgtCTGTGATAAAGTGATTAACCTCTCAAAAGCAGACTAACTTCTCATAAATCAATGGAATCCTATAATCACATAAATAAACTTTGCAGAAAAAGTAAGGCAATGTGTGTCTGGTAGacaatttcttttttgtaactACTCTTCCTAGCAATACATCTTATACTGTTGGAAAGCCCTTTtgtttcccttttaaatggtgccaTTTTTTGTAAGGAACATtgatttgtgggatgagcagcagagctgagtatgtgggttACACACGTGAAAGGTTTCATGAAAAACACACAATCTTCTCTGCTAATGCCATATGCCAAACAACTTATTTTGCGGTTGCTATTAACTCTTGTTTTGAGCTTCTGGTACCTGACTAGCAGCAACTCTGAGCATGGGCCCTGCTACACTGCCATAAACTAATGagacacaaatgaaagaaaactaATGACAAACTGAAGAGCTGTACGGGTGTATAATACGAAACATAACCAAAAAGCCCAGAAAAACCtccaaagagattcaaggtgaaATTCAAAGTGCATCAGTGTCGGATCGCACCAACCGTTGACATCTGTTTGCGTTGCCAAAGTGGAAGTCTgaggaggactccactgttgCATAAAGCATATTATAAAAAAGCCAGACTGGAATTTGTCAAATGTATATTGCATTTTGCATTGCTGCATCTGATACAGGGTgtcttgaatctgtgcaggTACAAATCCCTAAGTTATCAGGATATTCTGTAGTGAAATGTGTTGCCCAGTGTCAGAAAGTCTCACATGCAGGTCACAGATCCTTCAGATGCCCCAAAACACTCAACTAAAAGCACCCTAGTATGGCCAAGGATAAAACATTGAATTCATCTGAAGTGGCCTGTACACAGCTAAATCCTACTAAACAGCTgtagaaaaagttgaaatgtgcaGTCTGGAGAAAACACCCATCTACACAGTCACCAGGTTGGAGCGCCACAAAGgccgcggccctcacttggatgtactgtgccgggatccccctgcccccccactcacccacacccacatgcaagtcttcATTATGATGTTGTTAAATTTGTTATgagtatgttgcttttctgtgctgaggtgtttttttgcacgttGACACTGTGTGtcccctcctccatcccagtgcCATCCTTTTTCCAAGATGGCGCCGTAGAACAAAAAATGGTGCCAACGGtgttaaccggagtcaaattccctgtctgatATGTTctaacttggccaataaagctgattctgattctgattctgattctgattctgatctacCCCGAGAAAGCTGGAGAATCTAGCTAATGATTAGTGCCCCAAATATCTGTCTACAGGTGCAGACGTTTCATTGAGAGTTATAGATACCACTTGACTGCAGCAACAACTACAAAAGCGAAGAAATAATTgatattgttgttttattggtTTTATATTATTTGGACAACTTTGGAATGAGTTGAACTGTATTGTTGAAGTGAGATTACATTTATTGTGATTTGGCACTATTTGTGATCTTTTACCCACTTATTCCTCAGCTCGTTCACCTCGGTCCTCAGATCTGAACCTTTTTATCCGTTCCAAGAACATACTTTAAGACTAGAGGAGATCACGCTTTCCTATTCTATTGCTTCTTGACTATGAAAGGCTCTACCTCCTGTTCTGCATCTGACCAACAGTGTTGACTCTTTAAAAACACAGCTAAAGACAGTTTTATTTAAACACGATTTTAGTTGACTGGGCAACTTATCTTTCATTCAAATTGGTTTTTGGatatacatttcttttattgttgccattttttacatttttactccACATTTTATTGTAAcgcactttgtgattttatctgCGAAAAGcgctataaaaataaagattgattgattgattgattgattgattgattgattgattgattgattgattgattgattgattgattgattgattgattgattgattgattaagcTGAATTGAACTCAATTGAAAAGGTTGTATAACATAATATTAAGTTAAGGGTCCCATCGATTTCTTCCACGCCAGTTTcatgagatttttttgtttttacatttgacCAAAAAAGCAACATCAGATTTTCATTCgtgatttttttgtaaattatttCTTTTGTAAGTTTCAGGTTATTTCAGTGACCTCTGTGTTTTCTTTAATGGTAGGGTGACCATAAGCCCACCTTTTCCTACAGGCCCCTTGAAAGCtaaaatccatccattatctaaacCTGCTTCTTCCTGTTCAGAATGACAAgtgtcagctggagcctatcagCTGTTTTCAGGCAAAAGGCAGCGGTCGACCTTCGACAGGTCATCAGTCCATCACCAGTTCATCACATATAGACAACAAGATagacaaacagacacacacactcacatctaTGGTCAATTTATAATCACCATTTAGTccaacatacatgtttttggactgtgggaggaataAAGGGTTACTGAAAACTCATACAAACACAGGGAGAACGTGATCTCCGCATGGAAAAGCCCCATCTGGGATTCAAACCAGGCACCTTCCACCCATGATGCAACATTCCTTAATGCCAAGCCACTGGACTACCCCTAAAAGGGACGTGCTatcataatatatttttttattattttgatttcaTAGATTTTGATGAATACTAATTCATAAACTTAACCTCCACAACCCTTTTACACTGTATGGGGCTGCCTGAATCTGAAAACCCGTCATTCAGAGTGCTGTTCAAGTCTGCAGtgaactgtgacatcacagacttaCATCAGAACAGAATTATCCAGCCTTGCCAACTTTACCTCCACTTTATTTCACATCCTACACTTGCTGTATACCCCTGATAGCGCAAAGATAGTTGTATCAAAAGAGGCAAACTTCATGGGAAAGGGAGATGAAGTGGAGTTAAGATGCTGACTCCACCCTTGAAACCCGGTGCTGTGAACCCAGCTGTAAGAACATTGGTTGTGATACCGTCCCTTCTGGCACAAAACACTCCTGGCCAAATCGGAGCAGCACATGAAATTCACGGGTCAGCCACTGCAGGCGAAAGTTTTGTTTAAAGGTTAACAGTGTCTCATCCTTGCTCTGTGGGATTCCTGGCCTTCCTGGTACTGACATCAGGCTATTCCTGGGATTTTTCATTGGCAGTTTTCAATGAAAATGGACAGCTCTAGAAATTTGGAATGCTTAGATGTCCATCAGCAGACAGAAATGACTCTTCGACAATTAGTTTTAGTATTTCACACATAATAATGGAGTCACTAGGAATAGGCCAGATTGTAATCTTAGCCTATTGATTGACATGCCAGGAAAACAGCCAATTGAACATCCtctttttcatttaaatttgAGAAAAAGTGATTTTTATGGCATCTAGTGGAACAAAAGTGACATACATGTCTGAGCAGACCCTATTTGTACAGTATTTTTAGTTCTTTATCTGTGTGCTTAACATGGCATCAAAACAttaattttgttttgattttacgtttttattttttatacttaCTTTTTGACAAATATCCTGTTGTTTAAAAGTGTAACTACTTCACATTTtagctttatttttttcccattgaCTGACAGTAACTTTATGATCATCCTATTCAGAAACTTCTGTGCCAGTAACATGTTGATGTGTAGGATATATGCTTTCACCGTGGGCATTTCTACATATTGGTCTTCAATTCTGAGATTGACGAGAGACAGAACAACTCAGTCTCGTTAAATGGTATTTACATGGTTTATTCGACTCCGGCTGGCATGGGTttcatagaatagaatagaatagaatagaatagaatagaatagaatagaatagaatagaatagaatagaatagaatagaatatcctttattttctccctcagtgggggaACTTATTTGTTGCAGCACACAcatataggggaggggtaaaaggactggaaagtcagaaataaaaaatatataaaaaatacaaaatacaaaagatacgtataaaatatgtataaaatatgtaacaggatatgaacagtatatacagataaacagtgcagaaaaaaagcaggtggagtgtgagGTAGATTTTCACCATCTTCCCATCTTGGTAACAGACAAAGTATTGTATAAAGACCATAATAGTTGACATAATACAAACAGAACACACTCCTCCACCCTCTTCTCCCACAatcaaacaaaaaggaaaaaaagaaaaaagtgaatgAACAAAAAGGCAGCAGGGAGGATTTTTGAAAACCTAACTCCACAAGGTCCCTGGGGCAAGGAAACTGAGGGACAGTgtaattatatacacacacacacacacacacacacacacacacacacacacacacacacacacaaaaacccaaacaaaaaaacaaactgttaaATACAAAGATCTACACTAGTGGAAAATAGTATTCCTGGCTATAAAGAAATGCTGTATCATGAAGCTGGAGAAGCGCTGGGGGCCCACTAGATCCATCAAAGTCTCAAACAGCACTGAATTTCATTCTGTCTTTTTTTGCCAGTAGGTTTGCAACTTAACATATCAGAAAAGAATATGACAATTATCTTCGGTTTTGTGCTTGGAGTGTTTTCTGTGGTGctgtttattattatgtttGCAAATGCAAACATAAAATTCAATTTGTGCATCGACCTCTGAACAGCACGGATGATCCTGGTAAGACTTTCTCCTCTGTCACATCGTACATACGAACAATTTAATTGCTTAGGAGTagataaaaacaaataacatagcTGTTTTTTTTGCAGGGGATGTTTCTGGAGGACCATCCGATCTTTGATAATGTACCACCAACTCCTGTGGACCAGTCTCAGTTTCGCCTCGAGTTGTTTCAGTAAAGGGACACACTGGACTCCTGCTATTCAACGTGCCATTTTATTGTGCTTGACAGACACGGCAAAAAACAATTTTCCACTTGTATTAATAAGAATAATCACAAGAATGAAACTTCACTCATACCCAACATAACATTTTCACAAGGGGAAATTGGTAACAAGAGGAGAAAATAGTAAAGGCTATAACATCCAAAGACAACAGtgactttttttaaaacattaacTTTCATTGTATTATGTCACTAATACAATACATAAATATGTTGAAAAATATTTAATAAGACTTTTTCCCACATTAACAACATAAACCTAGGTAAAGTCAACAACGTTTCATGTGAACCAAAGTAAAATTATTCTGTGCAACAGCACCTTTCTTTTTGCTAAGTCCTTAAAAGCATTGTGGGTAGCGCCACAGTCACCTAAGCTAAGCTTAGCTAAGCTAAGCTTCCAAAGCAGAACTGTATGAActccaaaacataaaaaaaaaagaagaaaagaaaacttttgatATTGGTACATTTGATCCTTATCTATCAATTTCTGTCAAACCCTAAAGACACCTATGCCTGTCAGTGATAATATTGTTAACACTGTTTATCTGCCTTGTAACTGCAATAGTTAGGCAAAAATATTTTCATtggacttcttctttttttggtcaCTGCCAATAACAGCAGTCCAACCAGCATCTCTAATTCTTTTCATTGCAGCCAACTTCAAGGAGTTCCCAGGTGAGTTACCATTGACTGGGCTCCgaatctgaaaataaatatattattataaataaatatatatactgaaTAAATGAACTTCAAATAAACTGATACTACTGTGGTTATGTTACCTTCTTGAAGATATTGCGTC
This is a stretch of genomic DNA from Cololabis saira isolate AMF1-May2022 chromosome 12, fColSai1.1, whole genome shotgun sequence. It encodes these proteins:
- the LOC133456520 gene encoding taste receptor type 1 member 1; its protein translation is MKLVIFSVCLLGTFLPALTQCTSEFHLNGDYILGGLFDIHYANDVNYHDRPVAIDCSRQPFSPSNYRRFQMMRFSVEEINNSSSLLPNVSLGYEIIDYCSDIRNFPAIFKLLSVNGLIRPWSEPDQYLSKLIAMVGPFTSTQALTVAPFFMSDLIPMVNYGSSSSVFSNKVKFPSFLRTVHPSSDLIEVMVAIVQHFNWKWVAFIISDDDYGKDGLELFVKKIRDTEICLAYTKSLSTNTNYSEMFQTIELQKIRVLIVFASQVAAVDLVKSAIQLNITNMVWVAGDTWSLNNHLQNMEGIENIGTVLGVTQPISLIPGFGDYIRSSKSQQECENDGQQSFCNQVCNCSHWTSQDIINADPSFSFSVYSAVYAIAHALHKTLQCGESGCHNITVYPDKVLAELEKSNFTLLNMTIRFDEKGDLQLEEYPLVFWNHSGEAQMFGFYRFHPTVELSINRTKIRWHKDGEVPSALCSPECLEGYARRQNSVHRCCFTCKICPSGTYVNVTEDPFSCKSCLETEWSAEGSTSCILRLVEYIPFTHTSSILVMIVTCVLVGVTAATSVLFVINYNTPVVRSAGGPMCLLILVCFGLSSLSVFFYFGKPTPASCVLRYFPFLLFYTVCLACFVVRSFQIVCIFKISAKFPKLLDWWRKYNGQWVVITAAFIIQAVLLITSFSIDPPRPYNETAWYQDQIVLFCSLNVKATCCSILLLLLLGLLCFIFSYMGKDLPKNYNEAKSITFCLLLLILTWIIFVTVYTLYHGKYIQMLNALAVLSSLSCFLLWYFLPKCYIIAFQPQKNTQQHFQGLIQDYTKTISQ